The following DNA comes from Mycobacteriales bacterium.
ATCTCGTAGTCCGCGGCCGCGGTGATGTCCGACAGCAGCATGCGTACGTCGCCGGGCCGGCCCGACCGCAGCGCGACGAAGAACTCGTCGTCGATGTCGAGGAGAACGATGGCGCCGCCCTCGCCCGGCTGGGAACGCACGGTCGCCACCGCGACGTCGAGATCGTCGAGCACGGATTCGGGCAGCAGACCGCACTGCCACACGCCACCGTCCTCGCGGTAGGCCGTGACCGCGAAGCCGTCCTCTGCCATTCCCCGCCCCTTCGACGTCTGTGTCGGATCGTTCCAGAACCTGGCCCTGCGACAAAGCTCAGACCGAATATGCCTCGTCGGACTATCGGTTGGTCAGTCCGACCGCCTTGCGTCCTGCCGGGTCCCGCGGGCCGGGGCGCCGGGTCGCGAGCACCGATCCGACGATGACGAGGACGAAGCCGATCCCGGTGGCCAAAGTGAGCGGCTCGTTCAACAGCACGACACCGAGGGTGACGGCGACCGCGGGGTTGACGTAGGTGAACACGAGGGAGCGACTCGGCCCGACCTCTGCGATCAGCGCGAAGAAGACGAGGAATGCCACCGCCGTACACACCACCGCAAGCAGCAGCACGGAGGCGAGCACCGCCGGTCCCGGGACGGCGGCGGGAAGTTGAGTGAGCGCGAACGGGAGGTAGCCGACTGCGCACAGCGCGAGGGACGCGGCCACCACACCGAGCGCGGGCAGGTCACCCAGCGACCGGGAGAGGATCACCGGGCCCACGGCGTAACCGACGATGACGACCGCCATACCGCCGAGGGAAGGCAGATCCACCGAGCCGAGATCGAGCCCGACGAGGGCAGCCACGCCGCCGATGCCGACGAGCAGTCCGACGATCCGGCGCG
Coding sequences within:
- a CDS encoding tRNA adenosine deaminase-associated protein, with protein sequence MAEDGFAVTAYREDGGVWQCGLLPESVLDDLDVAVATVRSQPGEGGAIVLLDIDDEFFVALRSGRPGDVRMLLSDITAAADYEIARQAVRYLGEETPDDDELDEVWPVGDLAIFADLGLDEMELRAILDDLDLYADEMIAAIAGRVGFAYAYAQVVDALPR
- a CDS encoding EamA family transporter, with translation MTRRGWLLFVTMCVVWGIPYLLIKVAVRDLSPVSLVFFRTGIAALLLVPVAVARGQFLPVFRRWRPLVVYTVVEMAVPWLLLSRAEERLSSSLTGLLVAAVPLVGAVLARTTGDRERLEPRRIVGLLVGIGGVAALVGLDLGSVDLPSLGGMAVVIVGYAVGPVILSRSLGDLPALGVVAASLALCAVGYLPFALTQLPAAVPGPAVLASVLLLAVVCTAVAFLVFFALIAEVGPSRSLVFTYVNPAVAVTLGVVLLNEPLTLATGIGFVLVIVGSVLATRRPGPRDPAGRKAVGLTNR